tcgaaccaccttggttcgatTTATGAAGGagagtaattcgaaccagcttggttcgaattacatgctTTGCAATGGCCGTAGTTCGAACTAGCCTAGTTCGAATTATGTTGGATTGAAGTTCGAACCACTTTGGTTCGAATTACGTTGAAATATCAACCTCTAATTCGAACCaccctggttcgaattactccCATTTTgagttcgaaccaagctggttcgaattatataaaaatgcggtctggcttattgctgaaacgatttttgctttggcgtatttacgttattttttcactcatttggcttaatatggttttttaccctatattttaacaatttttagtcacctttttgtttttgatattaAAATGGTAGTAGTATTTTTTTGAAATGTGAACTTTTGGAGTGTTATTTTTAAATGTAAAACTATTTAATTAGAGAAGTAAAAATCTAACCGTTcgatttgttaaaaatataaaaatcggaccgtccgatttgtgtttaaaaaaattaaaaactttgaGATACAAAAATTGgatggtccgatttgtgtacccaaatttttttaaatttttaaacacaaatcaaaCAATCCAATTTGTGTATCTTCTGCCgttttaaaaaacacaaaaaattactatattaaaatatatcactcatactatttttatatttaaattttttagccATTTTTAGTACGTAGTCACGGATAATGACATAAATGCGAGAcctaatatatattataaaatataacattttttcaaataaattataataatattttaatatttaaaataattttttatttattttaatatttttttaattatataaaatatttaaaatattttttaattttatttataaaattaatgataaaaaattattcttaactagttcaattataaaaaaaattggaaggGTGCATTTTCAAGAGAGAGCAGAGAACCTCTGCCTCTAGAGTCTGAAGCTGCTGCCATCGTTGTTATTGCGCTTTCACAGTTGTGTTCCTCACTGTGCCCCCTCACTTCCCTGACCTCCCCTCATCCTTGTCACCACTCTGCAACCCATTTTCTCCCTTCCTTCGAATTCATTTTGTTAACTAAGATTTGCACACCAAATGTTTGATGGTTTGCTTGCTATTTTTTTAGTTAGTGTCTGTGTAAACTAAGTGAGTGGGTAGTGTGTCCTATCTGCAAGattgatttttttgttatttctaCTTCCAAAACAATTGGGGAAATGTTCTTGCATTCTCACTTACTGGGATATTCAAACATTCTTCCTTACACCCAATATTTCGTTAAAATTAtcatataaaataacaataatactTTCTTTTTCGATTTCAATACTGTGGAAGATTTGAAAGCAGTTCATGAAACTTCTCGCAAGCTTTTAAGGTCATAAAATTCCAAAATTTCGCGCTTCGGTCTGAAACAGGTCAGTTACTCCTTCAAATTTTGTCTTGAAAGTTGAATTCTTGCATTTCAGTGTAAATACAATCTGGTGTATCTGCTGTTCATGGAGTTGAAAAAAATCTTGTACAACTATAATGATAGTTAATAATAAGCTTTGCCCTCTCTGGTTCTTCTTTTTGAAGTGTTCCAAGTTCCAACTAAAATGTGATATGTATGAGCAATGGCATTAATTATATAAGTTTTAATGTAATGCTTTGTTGTTTTCAGATTCAACTGCACTTCCAAAAGAATTGGTTGTGCAGTCCTTGTTTTGATACACCATCTTTAAGTTTCTATCGGTTCTTGAGTTCCATTATGGCCAGTAATTCTTTTGTAATCCCCAATGGAAGCGGCAACGGCAATGGCATTGGAAAACTCAACCCACCGCCAAATCTGCAGAGGAACTACCAAGTGGTAGTGGCTGCTACACCAGATATGGGGATAGGTAAAGATGGGAAATTACCATGGAAGTTACCTACTgatctcaaattttttaaagagGTTACTGTAACAACATCTGATCCAGGGAAGAAGAATGCTGTTGTAATGGGTAGAAAAACATGGGATAGTATCCCTCTTAAATACAGGCCTCTTCCCGGCCGTCTTAATATTGTTCTTACTCGCTCAGATAGCTTTGATATTGCAATAGCAGAGAATGTTGTTATATGTAGAAGTATGGCTTCTGCTTTGGAATTGTTAGCTGAACCTCCCTATAGTTTGTCAATTGAGAAAATATTTGTTATAGGAGGTGGACAAATATTTAGGTATATCCTTTTGACCTTTTCTTTCTCTGTGCATTATTCTTCCTATTTGTATTAGGCTCTTTCTCTATTACTGATGATAATTTTCATTTACAGGGAGACTTTAAATGCACCTGGATGTGAAGCTATCCACATCACTGAAATTCAGACTAGCATTGAGTGTGACACATTTATGCCTCCAGTTGATTCCTCTGTATTTCAGTTGTGGTACTCATCTTTTCCTAAGATGGAAAACAGCATTCGCTATTCTTTCACAACTTATGTGCGTGTAAGGCGTTCGGTGGAGCATGCAACTCAGAATACTGATCCAGTTCTTGATAACAATTCAGATACTCTAAAATTTGAGTTCAaggatttttcttttcttcctaaaatgattcttgaaagACATGAAGAATACAAGTATCTTAGGCTGGTTGAAGAAATCATTTCTGAGGGTACAGCCAAAGATGATAGGACAAGGACTGGTACCTTGTCAAAATTTGGTTGCCAGGTAACATGTTGATGCCTATATTTGAGGGTTGCTGTAATTTGTACTCTGACATCTGTATCCATTTTTTTACAGATGAGGTTCAATTTGCGCAGAAACTTCCCTCTTCTTACTACAAAGGTACCTAGACATTATACTTATTATACTTAATGTACTGCACAAAATAACTTGCCATTCTTGTGATGATTTTCCTTTTCGTattgttcttttttatttattttatgttcttATTAGGTAGGTTTTATTGGGGAAGAGGAGTATTTATTTGTTCATTTTGTTTAGATAGATAAGTTGACACAACTTCTTCATTGATTCCTAGAAAGTATTTTGGCGTGGGGTTTTTGAAGAGCTTCTTTGGTTTATTAGTGGGTCTACAAATGCCAAGGTAATGATATATTCATCCAATCGTTTTCTTCACACAAATGAATCATATCCTTTCCTAGTTATGTGACAAACAAGTTGATATTAACCAAATATTCCAATCAACACTATCTGAGCTTGGGTTTTAATAGGGGGAAGCCCTACTCAGAACTCAGAAGTGAATAAATGTATATCTTGAATGGTGCtcaacattattaaaaaaatggtTCTCAACTTAACTTTCAACCACAATGCTTCATTTTCATGAGATATTCATCTTTTCAGTTGTTACTCTCCAAGATCCTTCTGTTACTATAGTAGATATGATCATTATTAACTTATATTCTGAAAGTTATGTTACATTGGCAGTTGCTGCAGGAAAAAGGGATCCATATATGGGATGGCAATGCATCGAGAGAATACCTAGATAGGCAAGCATGACAGTCAGTTGTCTTAACTACAATTGTACATTTTTCTTCTTGCAGTTACTAAGTGGCTTCTATTTAAAATTATAGACTTGGCTTCACAGACAGGGAGGAGGGTGACTTGGGACCTGTTTATGGGTTTCAGTGGAGGCACTTTGGTGCCAGGTAGGTTGATCATACCTTTTCCTGAGCAGGTCCATAGACTATTGTGTTTTGGATTGCTTAGCT
This sequence is a window from Arachis stenosperma cultivar V10309 chromosome 10, arast.V10309.gnm1.PFL2, whole genome shotgun sequence. Protein-coding genes within it:
- the LOC130954416 gene encoding bifunctional dihydrofolate reductase-thymidylate synthase-like; protein product: MASNSFVIPNGSGNGNGIGKLNPPPNLQRNYQVVVAATPDMGIGKDGKLPWKLPTDLKFFKEVTVTTSDPGKKNAVVMGRKTWDSIPLKYRPLPGRLNIVLTRSDSFDIAIAENVVICRSMASALELLAEPPYSLSIEKIFVIGGGQIFRETLNAPGCEAIHITEIQTSIECDTFMPPVDSSVFQLWYSSFPKMENSIRYSFTTYVRVRRSVEHATQNTDPVLDNNSDTLKFEFKDFSFLPKMILERHEEYKYLRLVEEIISEGTAKDDRTRTGTLSKFGCQMRFNLRRNFPLLTTKKVFWRGVFEELLWFISGSTNAKLLQEKGIHIWDGNASREYLDRLGFTDREEGDLGPVYGFQWRHFGARYTNMHADYSGQGFDQLLDVINKIRHNPNDRRIILSAWNPADLQLAALPPCHMFAQFYVANGELSCQMYQRSADMGLGVPFNIASYALLTCIIAHVCELVPGDFIHVIGDAHVYQNHVKPLQEQLQNLPRPFPTLKINPEKKDIDSFVASDFKLSDYNPHQKIEMKMAI